A genome region from Bacteroidales bacterium includes the following:
- a CDS encoding CotH kinase family protein, with the protein MKTKFITLIVALATFATVILAQQYERVVKIYKDGEILNSYLISEVDSIKFDKVALYQVGVTANNSEAGYVLINDKTTSDLFKEGESITLKAVANSGYQFVNWTLNGSVVSTNNSCSVVVNGAVTYVANFEESQLQYCTPEGTMLSSRQLNSFTLTDGTNSLSLSNIQSSTRDAVYKDKTEFYLHTQQGETLNFSEMDWTGAWMHAFVYIDYNRDGVFNTTSNPYGNNDGELVSYNFYSADDSNVGTDSKGNVVSNSCGVYANNIPSWTLPENLESGEYRMRFKIDWESLDPCGSTDSKNSIQNNGGVVCDLTLRVGATDLLYDVTFKSTPQLAGTASVVDENVDKATLLATANAGYVFECWKINGLQISTDNPYVATISANTEIEVCFRQAETVTVSATVAKGGSVEVSNPNPLEGTEVTLTATANAGFQFESWSLNGEVVSTENPYTITARGNAEYVATFTDMYSQLTTVPTIYINTEGGVGVTSKEDYVNAYVTVRGAENEEDNITEVLTEIKGRGNSTWGMAKKPYRLKFDEKIKFLGNEAKEKNWVLLANYADKTLMRNALAFETARNMMNFGFTPSVTFVDVVLNGENLGSYMLTDQVEVKKKRVPVTEQETTTTMSDAEITGGYLIEVDGFADSEISWFQTTRGMKVTIKYPKDDEINSDQSYYISNYTQQMEDALFSTNFTDAELGWRKYIDEASMVDWYIACELFGNSDAWWSTYMYKERDDVFKFGPLWDFDIAFNNDNRLGDATTLMMRTYAHEPKTWISRWWQDAGFVSAVKTRWAELRAAGLEAFMTNYITTTASYLDASQKNNFEVWNILNTIVYNELAARGSYEAEVEFLKEYVRDRIAYLDSQFEMTETLYSVLATSSNSTLGTVSVSKTTVNANDTVTLTATPAEGCKFVNWTIDGADAGNENPMELVVTSTTEVKANFKEIKKTLPKVYVETPNGVAITSKDVWTEECIIRIEDEFGEEVMNTTTNFRGRGNSTWNYPKKPYAIKLDSKAEVLGMPKHKRWVLLANWMDRTLMRNAVAFEMARQIMDWAPRGEFVEFYLNGSHQGNYYLCEQIKIDKNRVNITEFEDGTATGEDGGYLLEFDTNYQAEINYFMSQVYGYPVTIKDPDEEIITEWTHPYFTYIDNYIGDVENALVDNDFETVFSKIDYSTYIDYLLIHEVTSNEEPKHPKSCYMYKDAGGKLCAGPIWDFDWGTFDPNKTGLLLTNSLWYGQLMNSAEFRTAIKARWAEIKPIFENIDTFIDEQADLIRESEAVNHEMWPIDSRHNYPNGDELMDFDSAVERMKQAIDNRIIALDSAINAL; encoded by the coding sequence ATGAAAACAAAATTTATCACATTAATTGTTGCTTTGGCAACATTTGCAACTGTTATACTTGCTCAGCAATATGAACGAGTTGTAAAAATTTATAAAGATGGAGAGATATTAAATAGTTATCTTATCTCTGAAGTAGATAGTATAAAATTCGATAAGGTTGCACTTTACCAAGTTGGAGTAACTGCAAACAACTCTGAAGCAGGATATGTCTTAATCAATGATAAAACAACATCAGACCTCTTTAAAGAGGGAGAGTCAATTACCCTAAAAGCGGTGGCAAATAGTGGATACCAATTTGTAAACTGGACACTTAATGGAAGTGTTGTTTCAACAAACAATAGTTGCTCAGTAGTGGTAAACGGAGCGGTAACATACGTTGCAAACTTTGAAGAGAGTCAGTTGCAATATTGTACTCCAGAAGGAACTATGTTAAGTAGTCGTCAGTTGAACTCATTTACTCTTACTGATGGAACAAATAGTTTATCACTCTCAAATATCCAATCTTCAACTCGTGATGCAGTATATAAAGACAAAACAGAATTTTATCTACACACCCAACAGGGCGAGACACTAAACTTCTCGGAAATGGATTGGACAGGAGCTTGGATGCATGCATTTGTATATATTGACTATAACAGAGATGGCGTTTTTAATACTACATCAAATCCCTACGGAAACAACGATGGAGAGTTGGTAAGTTATAACTTCTATTCTGCCGATGATAGTAATGTTGGTACTGACAGTAAAGGAAATGTTGTTTCAAACTCATGTGGAGTATATGCAAACAATATTCCATCGTGGACATTACCTGAAAATCTCGAATCGGGCGAATATCGTATGCGTTTTAAAATTGACTGGGAATCGCTCGATCCTTGTGGCTCAACCGACTCTAAAAACTCAATACAAAACAATGGTGGAGTTGTATGTGATTTAACGCTTCGGGTTGGAGCAACCGATTTATTATACGATGTAACATTTAAATCAACACCTCAATTGGCAGGAACAGCATCAGTTGTAGATGAAAACGTTGACAAAGCAACCTTGTTGGCAACAGCCAATGCAGGATATGTATTTGAGTGTTGGAAAATAAACGGATTGCAAATATCAACAGATAACCCTTACGTAGCAACTATATCTGCCAACACAGAGATTGAGGTATGTTTCCGTCAAGCAGAGACCGTAACCGTATCAGCAACAGTTGCTAAAGGAGGAAGTGTTGAAGTATCTAATCCAAATCCTCTTGAAGGAACGGAAGTAACACTTACCGCAACAGCCAATGCAGGTTTTCAATTTGAGAGTTGGTCACTAAATGGCGAGGTAGTATCAACCGAAAATCCCTACACTATAACAGCAAGAGGTAACGCTGAGTATGTAGCAACCTTTACAGATATGTACTCTCAACTCACAACCGTTCCCACAATCTATATCAATACAGAGGGTGGAGTAGGAGTAACAAGTAAAGAAGATTATGTAAACGCATACGTAACAGTACGTGGAGCAGAGAATGAAGAGGATAATATAACAGAGGTTCTCACTGAGATAAAAGGACGAGGAAACTCAACATGGGGAATGGCAAAGAAACCATACCGCTTGAAATTTGATGAAAAAATCAAATTCTTGGGTAACGAAGCCAAAGAGAAAAACTGGGTATTGTTAGCCAACTATGCTGATAAAACACTAATGCGTAACGCCCTTGCCTTTGAGACCGCACGAAATATGATGAACTTTGGTTTTACCCCATCGGTAACATTTGTTGATGTAGTGTTGAATGGTGAGAATTTGGGAAGTTATATGCTAACCGACCAAGTAGAGGTAAAGAAAAAACGTGTACCAGTAACTGAGCAAGAGACCACAACCACAATGAGTGATGCAGAAATAACAGGCGGATACCTAATTGAAGTTGACGGCTTTGCCGATAGTGAAATCTCATGGTTCCAAACCACACGAGGAATGAAGGTAACAATTAAATACCCCAAAGATGATGAGATAAACTCTGACCAAAGTTACTATATTAGTAACTACACCCAACAGATGGAGGATGCACTGTTCAGCACCAACTTTACCGATGCAGAATTAGGATGGCGAAAATACATAGATGAAGCCTCAATGGTAGATTGGTACATAGCATGTGAATTATTCGGAAACTCTGACGCATGGTGGAGTACCTATATGTATAAAGAGCGAGATGACGTATTTAAATTTGGACCACTATGGGACTTTGATATAGCCTTCAACAACGATAATCGTTTGGGCGATGCAACAACCCTTATGATGCGAACATACGCACACGAACCCAAAACGTGGATTTCTCGTTGGTGGCAAGATGCTGGTTTTGTATCGGCAGTAAAAACACGTTGGGCAGAGTTGAGAGCCGCAGGATTAGAGGCATTTATGACAAACTATATCACAACTACTGCCTCCTATCTTGATGCTTCGCAAAAGAATAACTTTGAGGTTTGGAATATATTAAATACAATAGTTTACAACGAACTTGCAGCACGTGGCTCGTACGAGGCAGAGGTTGAATTCCTAAAAGAGTATGTACGAGATCGTATTGCATACCTTGACTCTCAATTTGAGATGACAGAGACACTATATTCAGTATTAGCCACATCTTCAAACAGCACATTGGGAACGGTATCGGTTTCTAAAACAACAGTAAATGCAAATGATACAGTTACCCTTACAGCAACACCGGCGGAGGGTTGCAAATTTGTAAATTGGACTATTGACGGCGCAGATGCTGGAAACGAAAATCCTATGGAGTTGGTCGTAACTTCAACAACAGAGGTGAAAGCCAACTTTAAAGAGATAAAAAAAACTCTTCCAAAAGTATATGTTGAAACACCTAATGGAGTAGCAATTACAAGTAAAGATGTGTGGACAGAGGAGTGCATAATCCGCATTGAAGATGAATTTGGCGAGGAGGTTATGAATACCACAACTAACTTCCGAGGACGTGGAAACTCAACATGGAACTACCCTAAAAAGCCATACGCCATTAAACTTGATAGTAAAGCAGAGGTTTTAGGTATGCCAAAACATAAACGTTGGGTATTGTTGGCAAACTGGATGGACCGCACCCTAATGCGTAATGCAGTAGCATTTGAGATGGCACGTCAGATAATGGATTGGGCACCAAGAGGTGAGTTTGTGGAGTTCTATTTAAATGGTTCTCATCAAGGAAACTACTACCTGTGTGAGCAGATAAAGATTGACAAAAACAGAGTAAATATCACCGAGTTTGAGGATGGTACAGCAACAGGCGAAGATGGAGGTTATCTATTGGAATTTGACACCAACTATCAAGCAGAGATAAACTATTTTATGTCGCAAGTCTATGGCTACCCTGTAACTATAAAAGATCCCGATGAGGAGATAATAACAGAGTGGACACATCCATATTTTACATATATTGACAACTATATAGGAGATGTTGAGAATGCTCTTGTAGATAATGATTTTGAGACCGTATTCAGCAAAATTGATTACTCAACCTATATCGATTATTTGTTGATACATGAGGTTACTTCAAACGAAGAGCCCAAGCATCCCAAAAGTTGCTATATGTATAAAGATGCCGGAGGTAAGTTGTGTGCAGGACCTATCTGGGATTTTGACTGGGGAACATTTGATCCAAACAAAACAGGATTGTTGCTAACAAACTCTCTATGGTATGGACAGTTAATGAACTCTGCTGAGTTCCGAACAGCCATAAAAGCACGTTGGGCAGAGATAAAACCCATATTTGAAAATATTGATACATTCATTGATGAACAAGCCGATTTAATTCGTGAGTCGGAGGCGGTAAACCATGAAATGTGGCCAATAGATTCGCGCCACAACTATCCTAATGGCGATGAGTTAATGGATTTTGATTCAGCAGTTGAGAGGATGAAACAGGCAATAGACAATCGTATAATAGCATTAGATAGTGCAATAAACGCTTTGTAG
- a CDS encoding T9SS type A sorting domain-containing protein yields MKRLKILITTMMMTITLSVIASEDSYMNIYLNSTGKATSISIDEIDKITFPSEDEVLLTMKGVASPMLIDDIEVITFGDTDITSIEENEIESAEIEIKYLSGVEELQIVAPEPISMVQVYNMQGVQMMAQIPNENSVSYNISAYPRGIYVVVVQANGQIVTEKILK; encoded by the coding sequence ATGAAGAGATTAAAAATTTTAATAACAACAATGATGATGACAATTACTTTATCAGTAATAGCATCGGAGGATAGTTATATGAATATCTATCTAAATTCAACAGGCAAGGCAACCTCAATATCTATTGATGAGATAGATAAAATTACCTTTCCTTCAGAAGATGAAGTTCTATTAACTATGAAAGGTGTTGCAAGCCCAATGCTAATTGATGATATTGAAGTTATAACCTTTGGAGATACTGATATAACTTCAATAGAGGAGAACGAAATTGAGAGTGCAGAGATAGAGATAAAATATCTGTCAGGAGTAGAAGAACTGCAAATTGTAGCCCCAGAGCCAATATCAATGGTGCAGGTATATAATATGCAAGGAGTGCAAATGATGGCACAAATACCCAATGAAAATAGTGTGTCGTACAATATAAGTGCATATCCAAGAGGTATATATGTTGTAGTAGTACAAGCAAACGGGCAAATAGTAACAGAGAAGATTTTAAAATAA
- a CDS encoding helix-turn-helix transcriptional regulator, with amino-acid sequence MCLYTPAIGNERSVIVNPVTSKTIYIDDIDSDNILSDREKEILKMIDLGFSSKEISANLNISIFTVSRHRQNILEKLQAKNSLQACCTAKSLKIL; translated from the coding sequence ATGTGTCTATATACCCCAGCTATTGGTAATGAACGCTCTGTTATAGTAAATCCGGTTACCTCAAAAACTATCTATATTGATGATATTGACTCTGATAATATCTTGTCTGACAGAGAGAAAGAGATCCTTAAAATGATAGATCTCGGCTTCTCAAGCAAGGAGATCTCAGCAAATTTAAATATAAGTATATTTACCGTTAGCCGTCATCGTCAAAATATTTTGGAGAAACTACAAGCAAAAAATTCATTACAGGCGTGTTGTACGGCAAAAAGTTTAAAAATATTGTAG
- a CDS encoding class II fructose-1,6-bisphosphate aldolase yields MISYKDLGLVNTKEMFAKAIKGGYAIPAFNFNNMEQLQAIIQAAVETKSPVILQVSKGARQYANQTLLRYMAEGAVEYAKELGCEKPQIVLHLDHGDSFETCKSCIDMGFSSVMIDGSHLPYEENVALTKKVVEYAHQFDVTVEGELGVLAGVEDEVCAEHHTYTRPEEVVDFVTKTGCDSLAISIGTSHGANKFKPEQCTKDENGRLVPPPLRFDVLEGVEKELPGFPIVLHGSSSVPQEEVATINKYGGALKDAIGIPEEWLRKAAESAVCKINIDSDSRLAMTAAIREVFANKPAEFDPRKYLGPARENMKKQYMHKIENVLGSAGKCECC; encoded by the coding sequence ATGATTAGCTACAAAGACCTTGGTTTGGTAAACACCAAAGAGATGTTTGCAAAAGCCATCAAAGGCGGATATGCAATCCCCGCATTCAACTTCAACAACATGGAGCAACTACAAGCAATTATTCAAGCAGCAGTTGAAACAAAATCTCCAGTTATCCTACAAGTATCAAAAGGAGCACGTCAATACGCAAATCAAACACTTTTGCGTTATATGGCAGAAGGTGCAGTTGAGTATGCAAAAGAGTTAGGATGTGAGAAACCTCAAATAGTTCTTCACCTTGACCATGGTGATTCATTCGAGACTTGTAAATCATGTATCGATATGGGATTCTCTTCAGTAATGATTGACGGATCACACCTTCCATACGAAGAGAACGTTGCTCTAACTAAAAAAGTAGTAGAGTACGCTCATCAATTTGACGTAACAGTTGAGGGAGAACTTGGAGTATTAGCAGGAGTTGAAGATGAGGTATGTGCAGAACACCACACTTACACTCGTCCTGAGGAGGTTGTTGACTTCGTAACTAAAACAGGATGCGATAGCTTGGCAATTTCAATCGGTACTTCACACGGAGCAAACAAATTCAAACCTGAGCAATGTACAAAAGATGAGAACGGACGTTTAGTTCCTCCTCCACTACGTTTCGACGTATTAGAGGGTGTTGAGAAAGAACTTCCGGGATTCCCTATCGTGCTTCACGGATCATCATCAGTACCTCAAGAAGAGGTTGCAACTATCAACAAATACGGCGGTGCATTGAAAGATGCAATCGGTATTCCAGAAGAGTGGTTGCGTAAAGCAGCTGAGTCAGCAGTATGTAAAATCAATATCGACTCTGACAGCCGTCTTGCAATGACAGCAGCAATCCGCGAGGTATTCGCTAACAAACCAGCTGAGTTTGACCCAAGAAAATATCTTGGACCTGCTCGCGAGAATATGAAAAAACAATACATGCACAAAATTGAGAACGTTCTTGGTAGTGCAGGTAAATGCGAGTGCTGTTAA
- a CDS encoding glutamate decarboxylase, translated as MKENNSCHTDSCGCTTPIFGSERMLQSAPCETIPCHPTSPEIAYQMVKDETFAQTQPRLNLATFVTTYMDKYATRLMNEAIAVNYIDETEYPRVAVMNAKCINIMANLWNSPEQNKWKTGAIAIGSSEACMLGGVAAWLRWKARRKAAGKPCDKPNFVISSGYQVVWEKFAQLWQIEMRTVPLTHEHITLDIEKAISMCDENTICVVPIQGVTWTGLNDDVEALNQALEKYNASTGHNVPIHVDAASGGFILPFLQPEKRWDFRLKWVLSISTSGHKYGLVYPGLGWVVWKDKSYLPEEMSFSVNYLGANITQVGLNFSRPAAQILGQYYQFIRLGFEGYKAIQQSSMAVAEYLHAEIAKMPQFHAYSTTLENPLFIWSLKDDYAKKAKWTLFDLQDRLKQSGWMVPAYTMPKDIEDMTVMRIVVRQGFSRDMADMLLADIKTYIADLEKLEYPTESRIATDKKDCHKRKWHFFSHTGR; from the coding sequence ATGAAAGAAAATAACAGTTGCCACACCGACAGTTGTGGATGCACAACTCCAATCTTTGGATCGGAGCGAATGTTGCAATCAGCACCATGTGAAACAATCCCATGTCATCCAACCTCACCCGAGATTGCCTACCAGATGGTAAAAGATGAGACCTTTGCACAAACTCAGCCACGTCTAAATCTTGCCACCTTTGTAACAACCTATATGGATAAGTATGCAACCCGACTTATGAACGAGGCAATAGCGGTTAACTACATTGATGAAACAGAATATCCTCGTGTAGCGGTGATGAATGCCAAATGCATTAACATTATGGCAAACCTTTGGAACTCTCCTGAACAGAACAAATGGAAAACGGGAGCAATAGCAATAGGCTCATCAGAGGCGTGTATGTTGGGAGGAGTGGCAGCGTGGTTACGCTGGAAAGCACGCCGAAAAGCAGCAGGAAAGCCATGCGACAAACCAAACTTTGTAATATCATCGGGCTATCAGGTAGTATGGGAAAAGTTTGCACAGTTGTGGCAAATTGAGATGCGTACTGTACCCCTAACACACGAACATATAACACTTGATATTGAGAAAGCCATATCAATGTGTGATGAGAATACAATATGCGTTGTGCCAATTCAAGGAGTAACATGGACAGGACTAAATGATGATGTGGAGGCACTCAATCAAGCACTCGAAAAGTATAATGCCTCAACAGGGCATAACGTGCCAATTCACGTTGATGCAGCATCGGGCGGGTTTATATTACCATTCCTACAACCCGAAAAGCGTTGGGATTTCCGTTTGAAGTGGGTACTCTCAATAAGCACCTCAGGTCACAAATATGGTCTTGTATATCCCGGATTGGGTTGGGTGGTATGGAAAGATAAATCGTATCTACCCGAAGAGATGTCGTTCAGTGTAAACTATCTTGGAGCAAATATAACGCAAGTAGGATTAAACTTCTCTCGCCCTGCGGCACAAATCTTAGGACAATACTACCAATTCATCCGATTGGGATTTGAAGGATATAAAGCCATTCAGCAGAGCAGTATGGCGGTAGCAGAGTATCTACACGCTGAGATTGCCAAAATGCCACAATTCCACGCATATAGTACAACACTTGAAAATCCGTTGTTCATTTGGTCTCTCAAAGATGATTATGCAAAAAAAGCAAAATGGACACTATTTGACCTGCAAGACCGACTAAAACAGAGTGGTTGGATGGTACCTGCCTATACAATGCCAAAGGATATTGAGGATATGACCGTAATGCGAATAGTAGTACGTCAAGGCTTCTCTCGCGATATGGCAGATATGCTACTTGCCGATATTAAAACCTACATTGCCGATTTGGAGAAGTTGGAATACCCAACCGAGTCGCGTATAGCAACAGATAAAAAAGATTGTCATAAACGTAAGTGGCACTTCTTTTCACATACGGGAAGGTAA
- a CDS encoding sodium-dependent transporter: MSERAQFATKIGVIAATVGSAVGLGNIWRFPYMTAENGGGAFLVVYICCVLVLGIPLMCAEFAIGRKSRTNAAGALKVLAPKSQWHVIGYIGILASTLILGYYMVIAGWVVEYVYQAFKGELFALSATEISDSFNAFKTNIWRPLVWMGALLVINYLIISRGVTKGIEKASNIMMPLLFLILLVFCGYALTLPGAAKGLNYLFNPDFSKIDGGVVLAAMGQAFFSLSIGLGILITYGSYFKRNVSLPKTGLTVALLDMLVAILAGVMIFPIMASFGISPTQGPDLIFVTLPNVFKQMFMPDLWAVLFFIFAAVAALTSTISLLEVAIAYISEEFKVGRKKASIVILFIVAVLSVLSSLSFSLLREIKLFDMNFFELSDYFSANILLPIGGFLLAIYVGWVMKKRDFLAELGGGKHPSLIYKLILFSIKFIAPIAIIFIFLSLTGVFKI, encoded by the coding sequence ATGAGCGAAAGAGCGCAATTTGCGACAAAAATAGGAGTTATAGCGGCAACAGTAGGATCAGCTGTTGGGTTAGGTAATATATGGCGATTTCCCTATATGACAGCTGAGAATGGAGGAGGAGCCTTTCTTGTGGTATATATATGTTGTGTTTTGGTATTAGGAATACCCCTAATGTGTGCCGAGTTTGCAATTGGACGTAAATCTCGTACCAATGCAGCGGGAGCATTAAAAGTATTGGCACCAAAGTCGCAATGGCACGTTATAGGGTATATAGGTATTCTTGCCTCAACACTCATACTTGGTTACTATATGGTTATTGCAGGGTGGGTAGTTGAGTATGTCTATCAAGCATTTAAAGGGGAACTTTTTGCATTGTCGGCAACTGAGATATCAGATAGTTTTAATGCTTTTAAAACCAATATATGGAGACCTCTTGTTTGGATGGGAGCATTACTTGTTATAAACTATCTGATTATATCGCGAGGAGTAACTAAGGGTATAGAGAAAGCATCAAATATAATGATGCCACTACTATTTTTGATATTGCTTGTATTTTGTGGGTATGCGCTCACATTACCGGGCGCAGCAAAGGGATTAAACTATCTTTTCAATCCCGATTTCTCTAAAATAGACGGAGGAGTGGTGTTGGCTGCGATGGGACAGGCATTCTTCTCGTTAAGTATAGGTCTTGGAATACTAATAACATACGGCTCCTATTTTAAACGAAACGTATCATTGCCCAAAACAGGATTAACAGTTGCTCTATTGGATATGTTAGTTGCTATACTCGCAGGGGTTATGATATTCCCAATTATGGCATCGTTTGGAATAAGTCCAACTCAAGGCCCTGATTTAATATTTGTAACCCTGCCCAATGTGTTTAAGCAGATGTTTATGCCAGACCTGTGGGCAGTATTGTTCTTTATCTTTGCTGCGGTGGCGGCATTAACATCAACTATATCACTACTTGAGGTAGCAATAGCATATATATCAGAAGAATTTAAAGTTGGACGTAAAAAAGCATCAATAGTAATACTTTTTATTGTAGCCGTGTTGAGTGTGTTATCATCACTATCGTTTAGTTTACTAAGAGAAATAAAACTATTCGATATGAATTTCTTTGAACTATCTGATTACTTCTCAGCAAATATATTGCTTCCCATAGGAGGATTTTTGTTGGCAATATATGTAGGATGGGTAATGAAGAAGAGAGATTTTCTTGCTGAGTTGGGCGGAGGAAAACATCCATCACTAATATATAAACTAATACTCTTTAGTATAAAATTTATAGCTCCTATTGCTATAATATTCATATTCCTTTCATTAACAGGTGTGTTTAAAATATAG
- a CDS encoding phosphatase PAP2 family protein, translating into MLFIEATPLCALNRITIYTTPQELSTIPKDGEEKESLNIYEVTKFDHITSSKAFEITALALPMVVAGVATKPEDNRFATYQMTKTRGTKCPFDDYIQYLSIATKYIMKVAGVKGRSSWGRMITSDLFSVALMVGSVELLKHTIDSPRPNGEDNHSFPSGHTATAFMSATLLNKEYGHLSPWIPVASYTVASLTAMGRQFNSEHWVSDLFVGAGIGIVSAELGYYFADLIFKDKGLLYKAVPPKWEYGRKPSRFSSMIGVSTVFGNYTASNGEKIDIKVGNRVGFEGVYFPHKNIGVGGRVAVSNNMFAVNEEIMEDWMGELSLYVGAYYETQLSSRWAIGSKTLFGYNFYSGCASWQERGIEKNDGSFGFVTGVSLSYLATENMRFSLDCDYNLLSSSRLAPQQMQHELFTGVSTSVMF; encoded by the coding sequence TTGCTTTTTATAGAAGCAACTCCTCTGTGTGCATTAAACAGAATAACAATCTACACAACTCCTCAAGAATTATCAACCATTCCAAAAGATGGAGAGGAGAAAGAGAGTTTAAATATCTATGAAGTTACAAAATTTGACCATATCACATCATCAAAAGCATTTGAGATAACAGCATTAGCGCTCCCAATGGTAGTGGCAGGTGTGGCAACTAAGCCCGAAGATAATCGTTTTGCAACATACCAAATGACCAAAACACGAGGAACAAAATGCCCATTTGATGATTACATCCAATACCTTTCCATTGCAACTAAATATATAATGAAGGTGGCAGGGGTAAAAGGTCGTTCATCGTGGGGCAGAATGATAACATCCGATCTCTTCTCTGTTGCTCTTATGGTAGGCTCGGTTGAGTTATTAAAACATACAATAGACTCTCCTCGCCCAAACGGAGAGGATAACCATTCGTTTCCATCAGGACACACAGCAACAGCATTTATGTCAGCTACACTTTTAAATAAAGAGTATGGCCATCTTTCGCCATGGATACCAGTTGCATCATATACAGTAGCATCACTTACCGCAATGGGACGTCAATTTAATTCTGAACATTGGGTAAGCGACCTTTTTGTAGGAGCAGGGATAGGAATAGTATCGGCCGAACTTGGATACTATTTTGCCGATCTTATATTCAAAGATAAGGGGTTGCTATATAAAGCAGTACCCCCAAAATGGGAGTATGGCAGAAAACCTTCTCGTTTCTCCTCAATGATAGGGGTGTCAACAGTGTTTGGCAACTATACAGCCTCAAATGGTGAAAAGATTGATATTAAGGTTGGCAATCGTGTAGGTTTTGAGGGGGTATATTTCCCTCACAAAAACATCGGAGTAGGAGGAAGAGTTGCCGTAAGCAATAATATGTTTGCGGTTAATGAAGAGATAATGGAAGATTGGATGGGAGAGTTGTCGCTATATGTAGGAGCATATTACGAAACACAACTCTCATCACGATGGGCAATAGGCTCAAAAACTCTATTTGGTTATAACTTCTATTCAGGTTGTGCATCGTGGCAAGAGCGAGGTATCGAAAAAAATGACGGAAGTTTTGGCTTTGTAACGGGAGTTTCGCTTTCATATCTTGCAACAGAGAATATGCGATTCTCATTAGACTGCGATTACAATCTCCTATCTTCATCACGACTTGCACCACAACAGATGCAGCACGAACTTTTTACAGGAGTATCAACATCGGTAATGTTTTAG
- a CDS encoding DUF1349 domain-containing protein: protein MKSKILILLLLSMSFGVSAQTLEKMQWFNEPESWSINSETITMDVTPHSDYWRISHYGFTVDDAPFFYTTRGGEFEVKVRIWGDYKVRFDQAGLMLRIDHENYIKTGIEFVDGKFNISTVVTHNTSDWSVIELDKPIEYIWIKAVRRLDAVEIFYSFDDKEYTMMRNCWLQDNTPVMVGVMAASPDGEGFKASFDNFKIKHLPDQRRMEWLEKN from the coding sequence ATGAAAAGTAAAATTTTAATTCTTCTGCTATTGAGTATGAGTTTTGGTGTATCGGCTCAAACTCTTGAAAAGATGCAATGGTTTAACGAGCCCGAAAGTTGGAGTATAAACAGTGAAACAATTACAATGGATGTGACTCCTCATAGTGATTACTGGAGAATATCGCACTACGGATTTACGGTTGATGATGCTCCATTTTTTTACACAACAAGGGGTGGAGAGTTTGAAGTTAAGGTGAGAATATGGGGCGACTACAAAGTTAGATTTGATCAGGCTGGTTTAATGCTTAGGATTGACCATGAGAACTATATTAAGACAGGTATTGAATTTGTTGATGGTAAATTTAATATTAGCACAGTTGTTACTCACAATACAAGCGACTGGAGTGTTATTGAGCTGGATAAACCTATTGAATATATTTGGATTAAGGCTGTTAGAAGATTGGATGCTGTTGAGATATTCTACTCTTTTGATGATAAAGAGTACACTATGATGCGTAATTGCTGGCTACAAGACAACACTCCCGTTATGGTTGGCGTTATGGCTGCAAGTCCCGATGGAGAAGGATTTAAAGCCTCATTTGATAATTTTAAAATTAAACACCTACCCGACCAAAGACGTATGGAGTGGTTAGAGAAGAACTAA